The following coding sequences are from one Nerophis ophidion isolate RoL-2023_Sa unplaced genomic scaffold, RoL_Noph_v1.0 HiC_scaffold_40, whole genome shotgun sequence window:
- the LOC133546740 gene encoding zinc finger protein 771-like isoform X1 — MSLEVGGSRSIRREPTHSRGEHANSTQKDPLSGIEPRTTGPSYWSRGRRRLSQLQSEQEIPLTPQIKEEEEDPLTPYFKEEEEDQEAPHIKEEEEEEGISQPKWLEEFPVTGVPVKSEDDEVKGESEERGGGEPPSSSSTQHMTTEADGDHCGGSQADKLLAPLSDSEDTTSHSPDTDDEDSKDDKTCHTDNTHFTSSHSHKTFKYRRSLKVHMRTHTGEKPFSCSICGKCFTQSRYLKVHKRTHTGEKPFSCSICGKGFTQSLSLKRHMRRHTGEKPFSCSIRGKGFTHSTDVKVHMKTHTGEKSHSCSICNRSFSRQSTLVRHMRIHTGEKPFSCSICGKGFTQSLSLKRHMRTHTGEKPFSCSICNRSFCDRSTLVRHMRRHPGEKVLSCSVCGERLSSKYQCKKHKCAGENSSSK, encoded by the exons atgtctttggaagtgggaggaagccggagtatccggagggaacccacgcattcacggggagaacatgcaaactccacacagaaagatcctctgtctggaattgaacccaggactacaggaccttcgtatt ggtcgcgggggcgcaggcgcctatctcagctacaatcggagcAAGAGATCCCGCTGACTCCtcagattaaagaggaagaggaggacccactgaccccctactttaaagaggaagaggaggaccaagaggcgccgcacattaaagaggaagaggaggaagagggcatcagtcagcctaaatggttggaggagttcccagtgactggtgtccctgtgaagagtgaagatgatgaggtgaaaggtgaaagtgaggagaggggagggggggagcctccaagcagcagctcaacacaacacatgacaacagaagctgatggagaccactgtggaggatcacaagcagacaagctcttagctccactatcagatagtgaggacacaacgtcacactctcctgacactgatgatgaagactctaaagatgataagacatgtcacactgacaacactcacttcacatcttctcactctcacaaaacttttaaataccgtcgtagtctgaaagtacacatgagaacacacactggagaaaaacctttttcttgttcaatctgtggtaaatgcTTTACACAAAGTcgatatttgaaagtacacaagagaacacacactggtgaaaaacctttttcctgttcaatctgtggtaaaggttttacacaaagtctgagtttgaaaagacacatgagaagacacactggtgaaaaacctttttcctgttcaatccgtggtaaaggttttacacatagtacagatgtgaaagtacacatgaaaacacacactggtgaaaaatcacattcctgttcaatctgcaacagaagctttagtCGACAATCAacccttgtaagacacatgagaatacacactggtgaaaaacctttttcctgttcaatctgtggtaaaggttttacacaaagtctgagtttgaaaagacacatgagaacacacactggtgaaaaacctttttcctgttcaatctgcaacagaagcttttgtgaccgatcaacccttgtaagacacatgagaagacacccaggagagaaagtgttgagttgcagtgtgtgtggtgaaagattgtcttctaagtaccagtgtaagaaacacaagtgtgctggtgagaacagcagcagcaaatga